ACGCGTCGGCGGCGGCCGGATCGGCGTACACCCCGGCCAGTTCGGAGATGTCCGCGCCCGCCGAGAACGCGCCCGCCGCGCCCGTCAGCACCAGCACCCGCACGTCCGGGCGGGCGGCCAGCTCCGCCAGCACCCCGGGCAGCGCCCGCCACATCGCGGCGGTCACCGCGTTGCGCCGCTCCGGGCGGTCCAGCAGCAGCACCGCCACCCGGTCCGGGCCCACCCAGCAGCGCAGCCCCGGGGCGCCGGCGGGCAGTTCGGCGTCCCCGGGGCCCGGGCGGTCGAGCGGACGGTCGGTGCGCACGGGCATGGCGTGGCCTCTCGGGGGGACGGCGGGTGCCGCCCCAGGCTTTCACGCGGGCGCCCGCCGGACGACGTGATCCGCGTCAACCCCGGCTACGCCGCGCGGGCCGCCCGCCACTCCGGGGCCAGCATCGACCAGACCTCCAAGTCCAGCCGGACGCCCAGGTGTTCGGTGTGGGCGCGGAGGGTGCCGTCCAGCGTCATGCCCAGGCGCTCGGCGACCGCCCGGCTGCGCAGGTTGACCGTGCTGTTCCACCACTCGGCGCGGTACAGGCCGCGCTCCAGCAGCGCGTAGTCCAGCAGGTGGCGGACGGCCGTGGTGACCAGGCCGCGCCCCCGGGCGGCCGGCTCGCTCCACACGCCGATCTCGCACACCCCGCCCGGGGCGTCGAAGTTCACGAACATCACGCCGCCCACCAGCGTGCCGGCCAGCCAGATCCCGTATATCCGGCCGGTGTCCTCGGCCTGCTTGTCGGCGAACTTCCGCAGCGTGGCCCGGGCGGACTCCGGATCGGTGCTGCGGGTGGCCCACGGGATCCACGGGTCGATCCCGGCCCGGGCCCGGTCCATGTGCTCCAGGAACTCCCCGGACCGCCACGGTTCCAGCGGGCGGAGCTCGGCGTCCTCGGCGAGCGCTACGGCGTACATTCGGCATCCCTTCGGGCCACGAGGTGCGTACCACGCGAGGTACATAACAAACGTTGGGTATGTACCCTAGCGCGCATGACTCCACCCGCCAGGGGCGACCACGAAGCCCGCCGCCGGGACGTCTCGGAAGCCGTCCGGCGGGTCCTCGCCGAACGCGGCTTCGGCGGACTGACCCTGCGCGCCGTGGCCGCCGAACTCGGTGCCTCCACCGGCCTGCTCACCCACTACTTCCCCAGCAAGCGGGCCCTGGTCGCGCACGCGCTGGAGGTCCTCGACCGGCAGGCCCAGGACCGCCGCCGGCCCGCCACCGAGGCGGTCGGCGCCGCCCGCGGCCTGGTCGCGCTGCGCGCCGCCCTGCTCGACGTCCTGCCGCTGGACGCGGCCGCCGCCGCCGACAACCGGGTCTGGATCGGCTCCTGGGACGCCGCCCTCGGCGACGCCGGGCTCACCGCCGGGCACGCCGAGCGCTACCGCCGGGCCCGCCGCAGGATGGCCGAACTCTGCGCGGAGGCCCAGGAACTCGGCGAACTCCCGGCCGGCCGCCCGCCCGGCGACCAGGCCGCGCAGGCGCAGTCCTTCGCCCTCGGGCTGGTGGTGCAAGCGCTGTTCGCCCCGGAGGAGTTCCCGCCGGAGCGCCAACGCGCGCTGCTGGACGGGTTCCTGGCGGACCTGGCGACAGGGCGGCGGTAGCGCGCGGGGCGGGGTCGTCGGCCCCCCGGCTGGGCGGGCGGGGCGGGCGGGGCGGGAACCCCCGCGCCGGGGACGTCACGGCTCTGCAACTCCCCGGACGCGCCGCCGCCGTGCACCGGTACGGTCCCGACGTCCCTCCACCCGCTCCCGGGAGAGTTTCGCCATGCGGATCCGCACCGCCGCCGCCACCGTCCTGCTGCTCGCCGCCGCGACCGCGTGCAGCGGTTCGTCCAGCGGTTCGTCCAGCACCTCCCCGGCGGCGGCGTCCGCGCCGGCCGGGGACCCGCAGCAGTCGACGGGCGCCCCGGCGGCGGCCGGTGGTCTGCCGCCGGAGCCCGACGCGGCGACCGCCGCGCGGTACATCGCGGCGCTGAACGCCATCGACCCGGACATCGTCCACGGCAAGGAGGACACCGCGGTGTCCCGGGGCCGGGACGAGTGCTCGTCCATCGGTCAGGGCAAGGCGGACGACGAACTGGTCAAGCTGGCGCTCCAGAGGTTCACCAGCCCGACCCACCCGCAGGGGTTCGGCCCCGGGGCGGCCGTGCGGATCCTGGACGCGGTGC
The window above is part of the Kitasatospora sp. NA04385 genome. Proteins encoded here:
- a CDS encoding DUF732 domain-containing protein, with the protein product MRIRTAAATVLLLAAATACSGSSSGSSSTSPAAASAPAGDPQQSTGAPAAAGGLPPEPDAATAARYIAALNAIDPDIVHGKEDTAVSRGRDECSSIGQGKADDELVKLALQRFTSPTHPQGFGPGAAVRILDAVRTHLCPAP
- a CDS encoding TetR/AcrR family transcriptional regulator gives rise to the protein MTPPARGDHEARRRDVSEAVRRVLAERGFGGLTLRAVAAELGASTGLLTHYFPSKRALVAHALEVLDRQAQDRRRPATEAVGAARGLVALRAALLDVLPLDAAAAADNRVWIGSWDAALGDAGLTAGHAERYRRARRRMAELCAEAQELGELPAGRPPGDQAAQAQSFALGLVVQALFAPEEFPPERQRALLDGFLADLATGRR
- a CDS encoding GNAT family N-acetyltransferase translates to MYAVALAEDAELRPLEPWRSGEFLEHMDRARAGIDPWIPWATRSTDPESARATLRKFADKQAEDTGRIYGIWLAGTLVGGVMFVNFDAPGGVCEIGVWSEPAARGRGLVTTAVRHLLDYALLERGLYRAEWWNSTVNLRSRAVAERLGMTLDGTLRAHTEHLGVRLDLEVWSMLAPEWRAARAA